The Indicator indicator isolate 239-I01 chromosome 30, UM_Iind_1.1, whole genome shotgun sequence genome has a window encoding:
- the MED31 gene encoding mediator of RNA polymerase II transcription subunit 31, with the protein METDDTGNRLRFQLELEFVQCLANPNYLNFLAQRGYFKDKAFVNYLKYLLYWKEPEYAKYLKYPQCLHMLELLQYEHFRKELVNAQCAKFIDEQQILHWQHYSRKRMRLQQALAEQQQQNNTSVK; encoded by the exons ATGGAGACAG ATGATACCGGGAACCGGCTGCGCTTCCAGCTGGAGTTAGAGTTTGTTCAGTGCCTGGCGAATCCAAATTACCTCAACT ttcttgCTCAAAGAGGCTACTTCAAAGACAAAGCTTTTGTAAATTACCTTAAATATTTGCTATACTGGAAAGAACCTGAGTATGCAAAATATCTGAA GTACCCTCAATGTCTGCACATGTTGGAGCTGCTCCAGTACGAGCATTTCCGCAAAGAGCTGGTAAACGCTCAGTGTGCTAAATTCATTGATGAGCAGCAGATCCTTCACTGGCAGCACTACTCACGGAAGAGAATGCGCCTCCAGCAAGcacttgcagagcagcagcagcaaaacaacacctctgtaaaatga
- the TXNDC17 gene encoding thioredoxin domain-containing protein 17: MGWEEKQVRGYSEFVQTAQSYHGRPIFALFCGDKDAEGRSWCPDCVTAEPVVRKELHNMPDGSIFIYCLVGDRAYWKDPNNEFRKNLKLTGVPTLLKYGTPQKLVEEECFKAELVRMLFTED; this comes from the exons ATGGgctgggaggagaagcaggTCCGCGGGTACTCCGAGTTCGTGCAGACGGCGCAGAGCTACCACGGCCGGCCCATCTTCGCGCTCTTCTGCGGCGACAAGGatgcagagggcaggagctggtgccCGGACTGCGTGACGG CTGAACCAGTTGTGAGGAAGGAACTTCATAACATGCCTGATGGGTCTATATTTATCTACTGCCTAGTAGGAGACAGAGCCTA CTGGAAAGATCCCAACAATGAATTCAGGAAGAATCTGAAACTAACAGGAGTGCCTACACTACTTAAATATGGGACa CCTCAGAAGCTGGTTGAAGAAGAATGTTTCAAAGCAGAGCTTGTGCGTATGTTGTTTACTGAAGACTAA